Proteins from a genomic interval of Sediminispirochaeta bajacaliforniensis DSM 16054:
- a CDS encoding MATE family efflux transporter: MADNYNNERIQLLAEGDIGSALFKLSAPAVAGMMVMAIYNVVDTFFVSLLRDTTAVAATGIVFPLFQLIGSIGLTFGMGAASVISRKLGENDYKEANRTAATALYTSLGVGIAFALVGATFIKPLLVLFGATDSILSTADLYGRVIVGGSIFQVTNMTLNNILRSEGAALHSSTGQIIGAVMNIILDPLFIFALNMGITGAAIATVISQGISTLYLASYYFRDKGAINPFKRSYFHPRVRTYRNIMNMGIPTFVRQILGSISFGIVNNAAGVYGDSSIAAVSINFRLFSLLMMALFGLAQGLQPLAGYNYGARRFDRVRQTIRIVFGVASGIGLFAGILCFIFAPAIMRVFAPQDPDVIAMGSEAMRMMALSLIPVGLVIMFGGIFQALGNGRYALILAAGQQGLFLIPLVLILPRFFGISGVFAAQPAGFVFALLVGVILFLRQSNVLKARETNMLEG, from the coding sequence ATGGCAGATAATTACAATAATGAACGAATCCAATTACTGGCAGAGGGAGACATCGGCTCGGCCCTTTTCAAGCTTTCGGCTCCGGCAGTGGCCGGAATGATGGTTATGGCAATCTATAATGTAGTGGATACGTTTTTCGTGAGCCTTTTGCGGGATACCACGGCAGTTGCCGCTACAGGGATTGTCTTTCCCCTTTTTCAGCTTATCGGTTCCATCGGCCTTACCTTTGGGATGGGGGCCGCCAGCGTTATCAGCAGAAAACTGGGGGAAAATGATTACAAAGAGGCAAACCGCACCGCTGCTACCGCTCTTTATACCTCTTTGGGCGTCGGTATAGCATTTGCCCTTGTCGGTGCGACCTTTATAAAGCCACTTCTGGTTCTCTTTGGGGCCACGGACTCGATCCTGAGCACCGCAGACCTTTACGGCAGAGTCATTGTGGGTGGTTCCATCTTCCAGGTTACCAACATGACCCTCAATAATATTCTCCGTTCTGAGGGCGCTGCATTACATAGCAGTACCGGACAGATTATCGGTGCAGTTATGAATATTATCCTCGATCCACTTTTTATCTTTGCCTTGAATATGGGTATAACCGGAGCCGCAATTGCAACGGTGATTTCCCAGGGCATCTCGACACTCTATCTTGCCAGCTACTATTTTCGAGACAAGGGAGCCATTAATCCCTTCAAGCGTTCTTATTTTCACCCCAGGGTAAGGACCTATCGAAATATTATGAACATGGGAATTCCCACCTTCGTACGGCAGATTTTGGGAAGCATCTCCTTTGGTATCGTCAATAACGCCGCAGGCGTCTACGGGGATTCCTCTATTGCGGCTGTGAGTATCAACTTTCGCCTTTTCAGCCTTCTGATGATGGCGCTTTTCGGATTGGCCCAGGGCCTGCAGCCTTTGGCCGGATACAACTATGGCGCTCGCCGTTTCGACAGGGTACGACAAACCATTAGGATTGTTTTCGGTGTTGCAAGTGGAATCGGCCTGTTTGCCGGAATCCTTTGTTTTATCTTTGCCCCGGCGATCATGCGGGTTTTTGCACCCCAGGACCCTGATGTCATTGCCATGGGCTCAGAGGCGATGCGCATGATGGCCCTTTCCCTTATTCCCGTGGGCTTGGTAATTATGTTCGGCGGGATTTTTCAGGCCCTTGGAAATGGACGGTATGCCTTGATTCTTGCGGCGGGTCAACAAGGGCTTTTCCTGATTCCTCTGGTGCTTATCCTTCCCCGTTTTTTCGGCATCTCGGGCGTGTTCGCCGCCCAGCCTGCGGGATTTGTCTTTGCCCTCCTTGTAGGAGTGATACTCTTTCTCCGGCAAAGCAATGTTTTGAAGGCCCGAGAAACCAATATGCTGGAGGGATAA